One window of Luteitalea sp. genomic DNA carries:
- a CDS encoding DUF3800 domain-containing protein, with protein MLYTIWRPDSAQPSAGDRRGLPVSRLGSVRFSDSSKSRLVQLADLVAGAVRGSVEGQSLPLRELERHSSRDRPDAARRTGAASVHVAAPQDLNTVRVRSVLHGRQALRRLPRR; from the coding sequence CTGCTGTATACCATCTGGCGCCCGGATTCAGCGCAACCGAGCGCAGGGGACCGCAGAGGTCTTCCTGTTTCGAGACTCGGATCTGTGAGGTTCTCCGACAGCAGCAAGAGCCGACTCGTTCAATTGGCCGACCTCGTAGCCGGCGCCGTGAGAGGGTCCGTCGAAGGGCAATCCCTACCCCTGCGGGAGCTCGAACGGCATAGCTCCCGAGATCGCCCCGATGCTGCTCGCCGTACGGGTGCGGCCAGCGTTCATGTGGCGGCTCCCCAGGACCTGAACACCGTTCGGGTGCGCTCAGTGCTGCATGGTC